GAACACGTCGACATCGAGTTCTTCGCTGCCTTCGTAGAAGATCCCCGGCCCGTACCAGTCTTTCTTCCACTTCTGGTCGTATTTGTTTACCTGAATTTCTCACATCACCAAACGCACCGTTTCAGCTCTCTTTCTACAACTTTTTGAGCTATTAAgagactaattaattaattgattaccTTCTTTTTGGCTGCCATGGAGACAATTGTGAGGCCATTTCTTGCCGGAACTGAGCGCACGAAGCGACGCTGTGAGTAAAGGAAGTCGGTGCGATCGAGGCTTCGAAGATAAGCAGCTGGGGATGCTGTACTGATAGCGGCCATTGATGCTGGTGTGTCAAAGCTAATGATTTTCTTCTACAGGTTTTTCTCTACGAATGATTTCTTGGTCATGAAAGTTGCCACGTCGGATGTTCAATGTAATCTTATATGGCCTGATGTCTACCAATCAAATTGTTTATGGCTTTATCTGGATCTGATTAATAGAATACCATACAATTCATGGATCTGGATTCGGACCTATAATACATACACGGATTTGGGTTCGGGTTAGTGTGGAACCATTTTTTATCGGGTGCCGCACGGGGTTTACAATCCCGGTCTCTTTCAGTATCTACTAGTTAAATCGGGGGTTAAGTAAACTTTTGATCATCGAAAGATATCtaaaatttcattttggtcaTACAAAGAATTCatatgaattctcttatgaAGTTCTAAAATGAAATCGTAAAATGAGATCATgttcaaaacttttttaaaaaaatatttagaaaaaatatatttatattttgatcggtttaCGAACCCGACGACataatttttgttcaaaacaaaaatcaaattcaacatgaaaagtactTGATAATTCTGAATCATTAAatgtaaaacaaaatatattttttttatacttttctggttacatttgatttttatttggaataaaaaatatattttggattcataaaaccaatcaaaatacaaatatatttttaaaattttttaaaaaatattttacaccCTAAAAATGAATCCGAACCTCATTCTAAGATCGGCAAAAAAAGTATTTTTCGTCcctatatttttttctctcattttcgtccctcaactattgaaaagtatcattttcgtccttcaaATAAGATAGGGGTCGGGAAATGCTTGCGTGACACTTATGTGACAAGCCGAAGAAATCTGATATGACTAACAATAAGATGTCACGTAGGATTTTTCCATCGTCGGATCCGTTTGAGTGACAAACGGAGTACTTTCCTATAGTTGGGGatgaaaaaatgagaaaaaagaagaagttaagggacgaaaataaaatcaatcgaGGAATGAAAAGTTTCATTTTACATTTAAGATCTCATTGCCGATATGATTGGGTATCGGTATTTAAacagataaggacgcgaatggTAGTTTGCCGTAGGCCCGCAGTGGCCTGTGGCCCAGTGGGGTGTTGACCTGCGTGCTACCCACTCGGCCACTCCTTCGAAGGCGACTTGGGTGACTCCCGTGCCATTATTATCAGCTTCATCATCCGACTTTCGTTTTCTACACtctaattattttttgtgatattttgttttgttgaaaGGATCCGAAACCAATCAATTCAGAGAAAACAGGTGAATTTCTCTGCTATTTCgtttcaataaaattaaaatattttatcttttgaacTATTCAATCGCGTTTTTTTCCACAATGAATTTCGTTTTCATTCCCATTGATAAGAACGAAGTAAACCGCACACACAGCAAGACAATGACCTTTGAAGGTCTAGGTTTACTTGTCTTTCTGTTTCTGCGAACCCCCTTTTCTTGTTTTCCAATTCTCTGATGTTTATCCTGACAGCTTCGCACATGATTTAGTAATAGACGGTATATTCCTATGGGgattatataaattatttacGAATAGCAagttatttctttattattGATGTTGGTTTCATCGGTTAGGCCCCTTACAGACTTTGTATTATTAGTCAATGTCCGCACATGATACATCTCACATCCGGGTATTTTCATGCCTATGAACTCTAAATTGATCCGCAAGTTTCTGATTGGTTGTGACGAGTAGACTTTGTAGTCTATATAAATCTGTTATTGGATTTTTCTTACTACTCCTTGTCTCTGCTCATACGATCTGCTGTTTCTTTATTATCCTGTAAGTCTCTCTGCCTATCTGATTCAATATTCTCATCTGTGGTAgaatagaaattcaaaatcaagcaGTTGTTTTTTGGTATGGTATATGTGATGGTGTGATCTGTTCAACTCGAATTGGGTACCACCCAATTCGAGAATTGTGATAGCAAGATGTGTAAACAGTCTCAGATAAGTTAAAGTCCCTATTTTTCTTCGATGTTGATGAGTAAATTCTTATGGTTTTTGGATTTGTTGATAAAAAGTCTCTCTATTTGGGATCAGAATTTACCAGTCTTCTGATGTCTGTAAAAATCTGTAAAACTACCTTCTGATAGGAAGGAAGAACTtagtttttcctcttttaactATTATACGCTCTCTGTCTTTCTCCctctatgtatatatgtacgtatGATACAGGTACATGTACATGCTTGTCTCTGTCATTCTTGCAAGTCCTGTTAATGGGAATCCATTGATTTTATGAGCATAACTCCTGCTATATTGATCTTATCATTTCCTTCTGAATGCTTAATTGTTTTTGGGATGTTTCTGACTGTGTAAAACAGTAAACTAGATGGGAAATCTGTTTGGTTGCATTCAAGTTGACCAGTCAACTGTTGCTATCACGGAGCGATTTGGTAAGTATAATGAAGTTCTTGAGCCTGGATGTCATTGCCTCCCTTGGTGTTTTGGAAGCCAGCTTGCAGGCCATCTGTCGCTAAGGTTGCAGCAATTGGATGTGCGATGTGAGACCAAGACAAAGGTATGTCAGTGTTCCTATTTGTGATAGTTTAAGTTCTGTGCTTCGATTGTGGCCTGGATTGCACTTCTATATTACCTTGTTCTTCTTTTACTATTTGATTAAGGTATGTTCTGCATGTAGTTTATAGAGCATTTGTTAAAAATGAAATTCTGGTATTTCCTTCTTTTCAAAGTTGGAGGCTGGCATCATTTTGGTAGCATCCTTGTCTCTTAAACCCATTTTTGCATTATGATAGTGAAAAAACATCAAGTATCGTTATGTTGGAGATTATCATTCTTGACTTACTTCAAAGTTTCACAGTCTatgaagtttttttaaaaaaagaatattcCATGTTTTGCATTTTATGCCCGGTTTAAATGATTCACTCAGATGATGGACCATGTGTTGGATAATTGGTTATTACTTGACTAATATATGTGAAAAAGGCGGGTTTGGctattctgatttttttttcccttggtaCTGCTAAAACTTTAATCTTTTTGCTCATTTGTGTTCACTGTTCAGGATAACGTATTTGTCAATGTGGTTGCATCAATTCAATACCGTGCCCTCGCACACAAGGCCAATGATGCATTCTACAAACTGAGTAATACGAGGACCCAAATTCAGGCCTATGTGTTTGATGGTCAGACCGCATTTTCCCTCAAACTTCTAATACATGTTTTGTGCCCAAGTAGCCCCCCATGCACACACATACAAATCGATATGCACTTATACTACATCTTCCTCAATTTAATTCTTGTTGGTCATTCGGTATCTGCATTATGAGAATCTTTGAATCTGAAATTTTGTCTGTTCCATTTCTTTGCAGTAATCAGAGCAAGTGTTCCAAAACTTAATCTGGATGATgtatttgaacaaaaaaatgaaattgctaAAGCCGTGGAAGAGGAACTCGAGAAGGTAATCCAATTACCATTTTGTGACATAATGTAATATTGTGAAAACATATTAAATGCagttgggtttagggtttttctttGTGAAGTGAAATGATATTGGAAATCTGTCATATATATTCTTAATGCATTCCTGCTAGTCTCTCTTGTAGGCTATGTCTGCATATGGGTTTGAGATTGTTCAAACTCTCATTGTTGATATAGAACCAGATGAGCAAGTGAAACGGGCGATGAATGAAATCAATGCTGGTAAGGTCTCAGTTTTGTGACTGCACTTTGTTGCTTATGAGTGGCAGTATTTGGCCTATTGTTTATGATTGGCAGTATTTGGCTATCAGTTGCTTATTTTATTCCAGAAATAAGTTTTTTGATGACTATTGTTTCACCATGTGTTTACGGACGAACATGTGGCCaagcctagtggtagagttgcatgggtgcaacctagaggctacatgttcaatttctggaaacaACATTTtcctctctacatattatgtgaggtaaGGTCTATGTATATACTGCATGTCCTCGACCCCACCCACTATGGGAGCTTTGTGCACgaaagttgtttaccttttggcGAACATGTGATCCCGGTGGTaaagttgcaggggtgcaaccaagggatcacatgttcaattcatgAAAATTCCTCTCCaaatattatgtgagggtaagatTTGCGTATATCCTGCCTGTCCCCGACCCTGTCCAttgcgggagtcttgtgcatgggagttgtttgcCTTTTTATCATTTCACCATGTGTTTATAAGGTAGAAATCCACCACGTGGGCATTTTAGTGCCTTTtgtatgtatgtttgtttgGCTCTTCAATCTGGTCCATC
This DNA window, taken from Tripterygium wilfordii isolate XIE 37 chromosome 20, ASM1340144v1, whole genome shotgun sequence, encodes the following:
- the LOC119987218 gene encoding hypersensitive-induced response protein 1-like, encoding MGNLFGCIQVDQSTVAITERFGKYNEVLEPGCHCLPWCFGSQLAGHLSLRLQQLDVRCETKTKDNVFVNVVASIQYRALAHKANDAFYKLSNTRTQIQAYVFDVIRASVPKLNLDDVFEQKNEIAKAVEEELEKAMSAYGFEIVQTLIVDIEPDEQVKRAMNEINAAARMRVATNEKAEAEKILQIKRAEGEAEAKYLSGLGIARQRQAIVDGLRDSVLGFSVNVPGTTAKDVMDMVLVTQYFDTMKEIGATSKSSAVFIPHGPGAVRDVASQIRDGLLQGSASAHQ